One window of the Conexibacter sp. SYSU D00693 genome contains the following:
- the mscL gene encoding large conductance mechanosensitive channel protein MscL, with amino-acid sequence MLKGFKDFLMRGNVVDLAVAVIIGAAFGGIVTALSKDFIGGIIGIIGGTPRFDSAKFTVNGSDVVYGSTITAAINFVIVAAVIYFVIVAPMKRLQERFVQPPADADTPIPSDEAVLLTEIRDLLRAQEQRP; translated from the coding sequence ATGCTCAAGGGCTTCAAGGACTTCCTCATGCGCGGCAACGTCGTCGACCTCGCCGTCGCGGTCATCATCGGCGCCGCCTTCGGGGGCATCGTGACCGCCCTGTCGAAGGACTTCATCGGCGGGATCATCGGCATCATCGGCGGCACCCCGCGCTTCGACAGCGCGAAGTTCACGGTCAACGGCTCCGACGTGGTCTACGGCTCGACGATCACCGCCGCGATCAACTTCGTCATCGTCGCCGCGGTCATCTACTTCGTGATCGTCGCGCCCATGAAGCGCCTCCAGGAGCGCTTCGTCCAGCCGCCGGCCGACGCCGACACGCCGATCCCCAGCGACGAGGCCGTGCTCCTCACGGAGATCCGCGACCTGCTGCGCGCGCAGGAGCAGCGCCCCTAG
- the rnz gene encoding ribonuclease Z — MDLSLLFAGTGGSAPTARRGLPATFVRRGADKLLFDCGEGTQRQMLRSEAGLPDITQVFLTHHHADHWLGLPGMLKSFDLRDRDEPLEVLGPPGTAALVTAAMQLSGRPRSYDLVLTDLEPGDEVPFAEGFTVHALGVRHRGVALGYALVEDDRPGRFDPDRARELGVEPGPAFGALQRGEAVGDVTADMVVGPTRRGRKVVLSGDTAPCDMVRVAADEADVLVHEATFVHEELARALDTGHSTARQAAELAAEAGVKLLCLTHVSSRFTHRQVRDEARAVFAHTEVPRDFDVVEVPLPEKGDPVLHRAARDRPQAAAAPAP; from the coding sequence ATGGACCTCTCGCTGCTCTTCGCGGGCACCGGCGGCTCGGCCCCGACCGCCCGGCGCGGCCTGCCCGCGACGTTCGTGCGCCGCGGGGCCGACAAGCTGCTGTTCGACTGTGGCGAGGGCACGCAGCGCCAGATGCTGCGCAGCGAGGCGGGGCTGCCCGACATCACGCAGGTCTTCCTGACCCACCACCACGCCGACCACTGGCTCGGCCTGCCGGGGATGCTGAAGTCCTTCGACCTGCGCGACCGCGACGAGCCGCTCGAGGTCCTCGGCCCGCCCGGGACCGCGGCGCTCGTCACGGCGGCCATGCAGCTCTCCGGTCGCCCGCGCTCCTACGACCTCGTCCTCACGGACCTCGAGCCGGGCGACGAGGTCCCCTTCGCCGAGGGCTTCACCGTCCATGCCCTGGGCGTCCGCCACCGCGGGGTGGCGCTGGGCTACGCGCTGGTGGAGGACGACCGGCCCGGGCGCTTCGACCCCGACCGCGCGCGCGAGCTCGGCGTGGAGCCGGGGCCGGCGTTCGGCGCGCTGCAGCGGGGCGAGGCCGTGGGCGACGTGACGGCCGACATGGTCGTGGGCCCGACGCGCAGGGGCCGCAAGGTCGTGCTGAGCGGCGACACCGCGCCGTGCGACATGGTCCGCGTGGCGGCCGACGAGGCCGACGTCCTGGTGCACGAGGCGACCTTCGTGCACGAGGAGCTGGCGCGGGCGCTGGACACCGGCCACTCGACCGCCCGGCAGGCCGCCGAGCTGGCCGCCGAGGCCGGCGTGAAGCTCCTGTGCCTCACGCACGTGTCGAGCCGCTTCACCCACCGCCAGGTGCGCGACGAGGCCCGCGCGGTCTTCGCCCACACCGAGGTCCCGCGCGACTTCGACGTCGTCGAGGTCCCGCTGCCCGAGAAGGGCGACCCCGTCCTGCACCGGGCCGCGCGCGACCGTCCCCAGGCCGCCGCGGCGCCCGCTCCGTGA
- a CDS encoding PASTA domain-containing protein, whose product MNLRTALAASGGFFAGVLLIAILGGARPAGPPETVTVTTPGQTVTAELAPDPRPTDPGPDQGPTGEVELPSVVGERLDVARAVLEDRGLEVDTRGGGAFGIVDESNWVVTAQVPAVGTVEPGATVVLRVDRG is encoded by the coding sequence GTGAACCTCCGCACCGCCCTCGCGGCCTCCGGCGGCTTCTTCGCCGGGGTGCTGCTCATCGCGATCCTCGGCGGCGCCCGGCCGGCCGGGCCGCCCGAGACCGTCACCGTCACCACACCGGGACAGACCGTCACGGCCGAGCTGGCGCCCGACCCACGGCCGACCGACCCCGGGCCCGACCAGGGCCCCACGGGCGAGGTCGAGCTGCCGTCCGTGGTGGGCGAGCGCCTCGACGTCGCCCGGGCCGTCCTCGAGGACCGCGGCCTCGAGGTCGACACCCGCGGCGGCGGCGCCTTCGGGATCGTCGACGAGTCCAACTGGGTCGTCACGGCCCAGGTCCCCGCCGTCGGCACCGTCGAGCCCGGGGCGACGGTCGTCCTGCGCGTCGACCGCGGCTGA
- a CDS encoding DUF1360 domain-containing protein, with protein MSPDVQDRVAEATGADGYAPPGEDRPLAAYTGLSATFFAALGGGLLAARAAGREVPDRPSAADVVLVGLATQKLTRLIAKDKVTSFVRAPFTRFQESTGHGEVDEAARGTGFQKAMGELLVCPYCLAQWVAGGFAVGLVAAPRTTRLLAGMWTAQTIADFTQLAYKAVEDRA; from the coding sequence ATGAGCCCCGACGTGCAGGACCGGGTCGCCGAGGCGACCGGCGCCGACGGCTACGCCCCGCCGGGCGAGGACCGGCCGCTGGCCGCCTACACCGGGCTGTCCGCCACGTTCTTCGCCGCGCTGGGCGGCGGGTTGCTCGCCGCGCGCGCCGCCGGCCGCGAGGTGCCCGACCGTCCGAGCGCCGCCGACGTCGTCCTCGTCGGCCTGGCGACGCAGAAGCTCACGCGGCTCATCGCCAAGGACAAGGTGACCTCCTTCGTCCGCGCGCCGTTCACGCGCTTCCAGGAGTCGACGGGCCACGGGGAGGTCGACGAGGCCGCCCGCGGCACGGGCTTCCAGAAGGCCATGGGCGAGCTGCTGGTCTGTCCGTACTGCCTGGCGCAGTGGGTCGCCGGGGGCTTCGCGGTCGGGCTCGTCGCCGCGCCGCGCACCACCCGGCTCCTGGCGGGCATGTGGACGGCGCAGACGATCGCCGACTTCACGCAGCTCGCGTACAAGGCCGTCGAAGACCGCGCGTGA
- a CDS encoding glycoside hydrolase family 15 protein, protein MSRSVADLAFLSDSRSCAVVDREGEVCWWPGPRFDGPSPFTSLLDPDAGRFRIAPAGGVERCERHYLDGTLVLRSDLRGPGGALRLTDALALRPGAVGHELGMDPMDALVRTVEALDGDVEVEVAFVPRPEYGLAVPQVRRAAGVLETVGGPERLFLVDGGRLDVDGAKATGRFTLRAGETAGFVVRRVPAIDADPPAPLDAAAVLASTVGTWRSWSAMHQEDGIPHAGQVAFAARVLQGLTHQPTGAVVAAGTTSLPELPGGDANWDYRYAWLRDSAFIARALLDATCADEAVRWFDWICKAATSCHEAAHVQIVFGLGGERQLDERELDHLEGFGGARPVRVGNAAWRQQQLDVLGEVLDVALQLRDHDLLDLDDFTQDFLCQLVDRAAEQWREPDAGMWEARAGDEHHTASKVMCWVALDRGVRLARELGTHADAEHWAAVADEVRGTVLREAWNDDLQAFAGTLGGDQLDVAVLVLPSFGFLEATDPRMRSTVAAIEERLGRDGLLVRSERRREEPAFLPASFWLAAAHAWAGDVERAEAVFARATACANDLGLLAEMADLETGEPLGNVPQALTHVGLVRAAHAIGEARERTTETPKQEVAA, encoded by the coding sequence GTGAGCCGCAGCGTCGCCGACCTGGCCTTCCTGTCCGACAGCCGGTCCTGCGCCGTCGTCGACCGCGAGGGCGAGGTCTGCTGGTGGCCTGGGCCGCGCTTCGACGGCCCGAGCCCGTTCACGTCGCTCCTGGACCCCGACGCGGGCCGGTTCCGGATCGCGCCCGCCGGCGGCGTCGAGCGCTGCGAGCGCCACTACCTGGACGGGACGCTCGTGCTGCGCAGCGACCTGCGGGGACCGGGCGGGGCGCTGCGGCTGACCGACGCGCTGGCCCTGCGGCCCGGCGCGGTCGGCCACGAGCTCGGCATGGACCCCATGGACGCGTTGGTGCGCACGGTCGAGGCGCTCGACGGCGACGTCGAGGTGGAGGTCGCCTTCGTGCCGCGCCCGGAGTACGGCCTGGCCGTCCCGCAGGTGCGCCGCGCCGCCGGGGTGCTGGAGACCGTCGGCGGGCCCGAGCGCCTGTTCCTGGTCGACGGCGGCCGCCTCGACGTCGACGGCGCCAAGGCCACCGGGCGCTTCACGCTGCGCGCGGGGGAGACCGCCGGGTTCGTCGTGCGCCGCGTGCCCGCCATCGACGCCGATCCGCCCGCCCCGCTGGACGCCGCCGCCGTGCTCGCGTCGACCGTCGGGACGTGGCGGTCCTGGTCGGCGATGCACCAGGAGGACGGCATCCCGCACGCCGGGCAGGTGGCCTTCGCGGCCCGCGTCCTCCAGGGCCTGACGCACCAGCCCACGGGCGCGGTGGTCGCGGCGGGGACGACGTCGCTGCCCGAGCTCCCGGGCGGCGACGCCAACTGGGACTACCGCTACGCCTGGCTGCGCGACTCGGCGTTCATCGCCCGCGCGCTGCTCGACGCCACGTGCGCCGACGAGGCGGTGCGCTGGTTCGACTGGATCTGCAAGGCGGCGACGAGCTGCCACGAGGCCGCGCACGTGCAGATCGTCTTCGGCCTGGGTGGGGAGCGCCAGCTGGACGAGCGCGAGCTCGACCACCTCGAGGGCTTCGGTGGCGCGCGGCCCGTCCGGGTGGGCAACGCGGCGTGGCGCCAGCAGCAGCTCGACGTGCTCGGCGAGGTCCTCGACGTCGCGCTGCAGCTGCGCGACCACGACCTCCTGGACCTCGACGACTTCACCCAGGACTTCCTCTGCCAGCTCGTCGACCGCGCGGCCGAGCAGTGGCGCGAGCCCGACGCGGGCATGTGGGAGGCGCGCGCCGGCGACGAGCACCACACCGCCTCGAAGGTCATGTGCTGGGTGGCGCTGGACCGCGGGGTGCGGCTCGCCCGCGAGCTCGGCACGCACGCCGACGCCGAGCACTGGGCCGCGGTCGCCGACGAGGTCCGCGGGACCGTCCTGCGCGAGGCCTGGAACGACGACCTGCAGGCCTTCGCCGGGACGCTGGGCGGCGACCAGCTCGACGTCGCGGTGCTCGTCCTGCCGTCGTTCGGCTTCCTCGAGGCGACCGACCCGCGGATGCGCTCCACCGTCGCGGCGATCGAGGAGCGCCTCGGCCGCGACGGCCTGCTCGTGCGCAGCGAGCGCCGACGCGAGGAGCCCGCGTTCCTGCCCGCCTCCTTCTGGCTCGCCGCCGCCCATGCCTGGGCCGGCGACGTCGAGCGCGCCGAGGCGGTCTTCGCCCGCGCCACGGCCTGCGCCAACGACCTCGGTCTGCTCGCCGAGATGGCCGACCTGGAGACCGGCGAGCCGCTGGGCAACGTCCCCCAGGCGCTGACCCACGTCGGGCTCGTGCGTGCGGCGCACGCCATCGGCGAGGCCCGCGAGCGGACCACCGAGACCCCGAAGCAGGAGGTGGCCGCATGA
- a CDS encoding SDR family oxidoreductase: MSRTVVLTGASAGVGRATARMLAARGDRVALIARSTVQLEATAQEVRAAGGTPLVLPCDVADAGAVEAAAQRAEDELGPIDVWVNGAMTAVLKRVHETTPEEFARVAQVNYLGAVHGTLAALARMRPRDRGTIVQVGSALSYRAIPLQATYCASKFAMRGFTDALRVELLEEGSSIRVTMVQLPGLNTPQFTWVRTSLRRRPKPVAPFFQPELAADAILHAIEHPNREHWVGGNTAVIIAADKLAPRAADLYLARTNVEGQQDDTAIDPDAREDYVFSPVEEDRGAHGPYDDEAETGSRQWRAAKALDRVTGPPARALSALARRVVAR, translated from the coding sequence ATGAGCCGCACCGTCGTCCTGACCGGCGCCAGCGCCGGCGTGGGGCGCGCCACGGCGCGCATGCTCGCGGCGCGCGGCGACCGCGTCGCGCTCATCGCCCGCAGCACCGTCCAGCTCGAGGCCACCGCGCAGGAGGTCCGCGCGGCCGGCGGCACGCCCCTCGTCCTGCCCTGCGACGTCGCCGACGCCGGGGCGGTCGAGGCGGCCGCGCAGCGTGCCGAGGACGAGCTGGGGCCGATCGACGTCTGGGTCAACGGCGCCATGACCGCCGTGCTCAAGCGCGTGCACGAGACCACGCCCGAGGAGTTCGCGCGCGTGGCCCAGGTGAACTACCTGGGCGCCGTGCACGGGACCCTCGCCGCGCTGGCGCGGATGCGCCCGCGCGACCGCGGCACCATCGTGCAGGTCGGCAGCGCGTTGAGCTACCGCGCCATCCCGCTGCAGGCGACCTACTGCGCGTCGAAGTTCGCGATGCGCGGCTTCACCGACGCGCTGCGCGTCGAGCTGCTCGAGGAGGGCTCGTCGATCCGCGTCACGATGGTCCAGCTGCCGGGGCTGAACACCCCGCAGTTCACCTGGGTGCGCACGAGCCTGCGGCGCCGGCCCAAGCCCGTGGCGCCGTTCTTCCAGCCCGAGCTCGCGGCCGACGCGATCCTGCACGCCATCGAGCACCCCAACCGCGAGCACTGGGTCGGCGGCAACACCGCGGTGATCATCGCCGCCGACAAGCTCGCGCCGCGCGCCGCCGACCTGTACCTCGCCAGGACGAACGTCGAGGGCCAGCAGGACGACACGGCGATCGACCCCGACGCGCGGGAGGACTACGTCTTCTCACCCGTCGAGGAGGACCGGGGCGCGCACGGCCCCTACGACGACGAGGCCGAGACCGGCAGCCGGCAGTGGCGCGCGGCCAAGGCGCTGGACCGCGTCACCGGGCCCCCGGCGCGGGCGCTGTCGGCCCTCGCCCGTCGCGTCGTGGCGCGCTGA
- the pyrR gene encoding bifunctional pyr operon transcriptional regulator/uracil phosphoribosyltransferase PyrR has protein sequence MEHEKVVLDGDDMRRTLVRIAHEVVERNGDPERLAVVGIHRRGAVLARRLHGLLTDLLERELPLGELDISFYRDDVSSRTEQPVVHATSIGFDVDGATIVIVDDVLYTGRTVRSAIEALFDYGRPARVQLAVLADRGHRELPFRPDYVGKNLPTSRAERVNVRVEELDGVDEVRIVSLSEVTA, from the coding sequence ATGGAGCACGAGAAGGTCGTCCTCGACGGGGACGACATGCGGCGCACCCTGGTGCGCATCGCGCACGAGGTGGTGGAGCGCAACGGCGACCCGGAGCGGCTCGCCGTCGTCGGGATCCACCGCCGCGGGGCCGTCCTGGCCCGCCGCCTGCACGGGCTGCTGACCGACCTGCTCGAGCGCGAGCTGCCGCTCGGCGAGCTCGACATCTCCTTCTACCGCGACGACGTGTCGTCGCGGACCGAGCAGCCGGTCGTCCACGCCACGAGCATCGGCTTCGACGTCGACGGCGCGACGATCGTCATCGTCGACGACGTCCTCTACACGGGGCGCACCGTCCGGTCGGCGATCGAGGCCCTCTTCGACTACGGGCGGCCCGCCCGCGTCCAGCTCGCCGTCCTGGCCGACCGCGGCCACCGCGAGCTGCCCTTCCGGCCCGACTACGTCGGCAAGAACCTGCCCACCTCGCGCGCCGAGCGCGTGAACGTCCGCGTCGAGGAGCTCGACGGGGTCGACGAGGTGCGCATCGTCTCCCTCTCGGAGGTGACGGCATGA
- a CDS encoding aspartate carbamoyltransferase catalytic subunit, which translates to MRHLLSIEELTRQDIERICDRATAFAEVAEREVKKVPALRGRTVLNLFYESSTRTRSSFELAAKRLSADVVNFSASGSSVEKGESLKDTILTLTAHKPDAIVIRTPWAGAAELVSRWAPAAVVNAGDGKHEHPTQALLDVHTLRRRIGALDGAKIWIVGDVLHSRVARSNILAFRKMGAEVTVAGPPTLIPRGIEEALGCEVRYTLDELNEADVVYALRMQNERMTEAWIPSLREYASAYQVNGRRLHPRQVLMHPGPVNRGVELSGEVVDSPQAVITAQVASGVVVRMAVLYEVLAGARTEAPTPVTA; encoded by the coding sequence ATGAGGCACCTGCTCTCCATCGAGGAGCTCACGCGCCAGGACATCGAGCGCATCTGCGACCGCGCCACCGCGTTCGCCGAGGTCGCCGAGCGCGAGGTCAAGAAGGTCCCCGCCCTGCGCGGCCGGACCGTGCTCAACCTCTTCTACGAGTCCTCGACGCGCACCCGCTCGAGCTTCGAGCTCGCCGCCAAGCGCCTCAGCGCGGATGTCGTGAACTTCTCGGCCAGCGGGTCGAGCGTCGAGAAGGGCGAGTCGCTCAAGGACACCATCCTCACCCTCACTGCCCACAAGCCCGACGCGATCGTCATCCGCACGCCGTGGGCCGGGGCCGCCGAGCTCGTCTCGCGGTGGGCGCCCGCCGCGGTCGTCAACGCCGGCGACGGCAAGCACGAGCACCCGACCCAGGCGCTGCTGGACGTCCACACGCTGCGCCGCCGGATCGGCGCCCTGGACGGCGCGAAGATCTGGATCGTCGGCGACGTCCTGCACTCCCGCGTCGCGCGCTCGAACATCCTCGCCTTCCGCAAGATGGGCGCCGAGGTCACCGTCGCCGGCCCGCCGACGCTCATCCCGCGCGGCATCGAGGAGGCGCTGGGCTGCGAGGTCCGCTACACGCTCGACGAGCTCAACGAGGCCGACGTCGTCTACGCGCTGCGGATGCAGAACGAGCGGATGACCGAGGCGTGGATCCCGAGCCTGCGCGAGTACGCGTCGGCCTACCAGGTCAACGGCCGGCGCCTGCACCCGCGCCAGGTGCTCATGCACCCCGGGCCGGTGAACCGCGGGGTGGAGCTCAGTGGCGAGGTCGTCGACTCGCCCCAGGCCGTCATCACCGCGCAGGTCGCCTCGGGCGTCGTCGTGCGGATGGCGGTGCTCTACGAGGTCCTCGCGGGCGCGCGGACCGAGGCGCCGACGCCGGTGACCGCATGA
- a CDS encoding dihydroorotase has product MTASLLVRAPAPAVTLLVRGAHVLDPREALDGPMDVLVRDGEVAQLADAGTLDAPDGAEVVDGAGKHLLPAFVDPHVHLRTPGQEHKEDLETGTRAAAAGGFCAVLAMPNTDPVLDSPSILGSLRDAAARDARVPVGFVPAITRGLHGQELTEMAALRELGAAGFTDDGRPVVSAGMLRKALQYQRLCGGVLALHEEDPSLSGAGVMREGVVSALLGVAGIPSISESTMVARDAQIAGYEGGRVHFQHLSSVDSVEAVARAKEQGIQVTCEASPHHLTLTDEAVRGLDTSMKMNPPLGTEADRQALIEGLRSGVVDCIATDHAPHARDEKEVPFEQAPMGTTGLETSFAVVHTELVRPGVLPLDLVVERLTSGGALFGLPLPRIAVGEEANLTLVDLAAQWTAGENGWESRSANSCFTGRRLHGRVLLTVAAGSVAFRTRQFEVVS; this is encoded by the coding sequence ATGACCGCGTCGCTGCTGGTCCGCGCCCCGGCGCCCGCCGTGACGCTCCTCGTCCGCGGCGCGCACGTCCTCGACCCGCGCGAGGCGCTCGACGGGCCCATGGACGTCCTGGTGCGCGACGGCGAGGTCGCCCAGCTCGCCGACGCCGGGACGCTCGACGCGCCCGACGGCGCCGAGGTCGTCGACGGCGCGGGCAAGCACCTGCTGCCCGCCTTCGTCGACCCGCACGTCCACCTGCGCACCCCCGGCCAGGAGCACAAGGAGGACCTCGAGACCGGCACCCGCGCCGCGGCCGCCGGCGGGTTCTGCGCCGTGCTGGCGATGCCGAACACCGACCCGGTCCTCGACTCGCCCTCCATCCTCGGCTCGCTGCGCGACGCCGCCGCGCGCGACGCGCGCGTGCCCGTCGGCTTCGTCCCCGCCATCACCCGCGGCCTGCACGGCCAGGAGCTGACGGAGATGGCCGCACTGCGCGAGCTCGGCGCGGCGGGCTTCACCGACGACGGCCGCCCGGTGGTGTCAGCGGGGATGCTGCGCAAGGCGCTGCAGTACCAGCGCCTGTGCGGCGGCGTGCTCGCCCTCCACGAGGAGGACCCGTCGCTCTCGGGCGCCGGCGTCATGCGCGAGGGCGTGGTGAGCGCGCTGCTCGGCGTCGCCGGGATCCCGTCGATCAGCGAGTCGACGATGGTCGCGCGCGACGCGCAGATCGCCGGCTACGAGGGCGGGCGCGTCCACTTTCAGCACCTGAGCTCGGTCGACTCGGTCGAGGCCGTCGCCCGCGCGAAGGAGCAGGGCATCCAGGTGACCTGCGAGGCCAGCCCGCACCACCTCACGCTCACCGACGAGGCGGTCCGCGGCCTGGACACGTCGATGAAGATGAACCCGCCGCTGGGCACCGAGGCCGACCGCCAGGCGCTCATCGAGGGTCTGCGCTCGGGCGTCGTGGACTGCATCGCGACCGACCACGCCCCGCACGCGCGCGACGAGAAGGAGGTCCCCTTCGAGCAGGCGCCCATGGGCACCACCGGGCTCGAGACGTCCTTCGCCGTCGTGCACACCGAGCTCGTCCGGCCCGGGGTCCTGCCGCTGGACCTCGTCGTCGAGCGGCTCACCAGCGGCGGCGCGCTCTTCGGCCTGCCGCTGCCGCGGATCGCCGTGGGCGAGGAGGCCAACCTCACGCTGGTCGACCTCGCCGCGCAGTGGACCGCCGGCGAGAACGGCTGGGAGAGCCGCTCCGCCAACTCCTGCTTCACCGGCCGTCGCCTGCACGGCCGCGTCCTGCTCACCGTCGCGGCCGGCTCCGTCGCCTTCCGCACCCGCCAGTTCGAGGTCGTCTCCTAA
- the carA gene encoding glutamine-hydrolyzing carbamoyl-phosphate synthase small subunit has translation MSAYVLLEDGTRFDGDACGADAAAVGEVVFTTGMSGYQESMTDASFAGQLITFTYPHIGNYGVSAAHMESDRVWARAAIMRDARNAEDAPDAEMGWLDWLRDCGIPAVTGVDTRALVRHIREAGSMKGGVFPGTMSEDEARRLIDAEPSMVGRDLAREVTPKEATTHGPVDGVRIHAIDTGIKTSIVRHLTDRGARVTLHPCSVTSEELLATDADGFFLANGPGDPAALGHIVATIRDLVGKKPVWGICLGHQLLCQAVGLETFKLPFGHRGANHPVKDLTTGHIEITSQNHGFAVVGPGGAHTIDTDEAVRWETDFGAAQLTHVNLYDRTVEGLQLLDVPGGTVQYHPEAGPGPHDALYQFDRFIESIKEAA, from the coding sequence GTGTCTGCCTACGTCCTGCTCGAAGACGGCACCCGCTTCGACGGCGATGCCTGCGGCGCCGACGCCGCCGCCGTCGGCGAGGTCGTCTTCACCACCGGCATGTCCGGCTACCAGGAGTCGATGACCGACGCCTCGTTCGCCGGCCAGCTCATCACCTTCACCTACCCGCACATCGGCAACTACGGGGTGTCGGCGGCGCACATGGAGAGCGACCGGGTCTGGGCCCGCGCCGCGATCATGCGCGACGCGCGCAACGCCGAGGACGCGCCCGACGCGGAGATGGGCTGGCTGGACTGGCTGCGCGACTGCGGCATCCCGGCCGTCACGGGCGTCGACACGCGCGCGCTGGTCCGCCACATCCGCGAGGCCGGCTCGATGAAGGGCGGCGTCTTCCCCGGCACGATGTCCGAGGACGAGGCGCGGCGCCTCATCGACGCCGAGCCGTCGATGGTCGGGCGCGACCTCGCCCGGGAGGTGACGCCGAAGGAGGCCACGACGCACGGGCCGGTCGACGGGGTGCGCATCCACGCCATCGACACGGGCATCAAGACGTCGATCGTCCGCCACCTCACCGACCGCGGCGCGCGCGTGACGCTGCACCCGTGCTCGGTGACCAGCGAGGAGCTGCTGGCCACGGACGCCGACGGCTTCTTCCTGGCCAACGGCCCCGGCGACCCGGCCGCGCTGGGCCACATCGTCGCGACGATCCGCGACCTCGTCGGCAAGAAGCCGGTGTGGGGCATCTGCCTCGGCCACCAGCTGCTCTGCCAGGCCGTCGGCCTCGAGACGTTCAAGCTGCCCTTCGGCCACCGCGGGGCCAACCACCCCGTCAAGGACCTGACGACCGGCCACATCGAGATCACCTCCCAGAACCACGGCTTCGCCGTGGTCGGGCCGGGCGGCGCGCACACCATCGACACCGACGAGGCGGTGCGCTGGGAGACCGACTTCGGGGCCGCCCAGCTCACCCACGTGAACCTCTACGACCGCACCGTCGAGGGCCTGCAGCTGCTCGACGTCCCGGGCGGCACCGTCCAGTACCACCCGGAGGCGGGCCCCGGCCCGCACGACGCGCTCTACCAGTTCGACCGCTTCATCGAGTCCATCAAGGAGGCTGCGTGA